A window of Lytechinus pictus isolate F3 Inbred chromosome 7, Lp3.0, whole genome shotgun sequence contains these coding sequences:
- the LOC135154601 gene encoding prostatic spermine-binding protein-like, whose translation MTMMITDNDGHGSDDDDGDDNGDNGKADDDDYDDNNGNNNVDNDYGDHDDYDAAAADVVDDDDEEDDGNDNDGDDNDNVEGDGNDDDNDNVEGDGNDDDDDNVEGDESVSDDRKTKPVREGVLL comes from the exons atgacgatgatgataacagaTAATGATGGtcatggtagtgatgatgatgatggtgatgataatggcgaTAATGGTaaagctgatgatgatgattacgatgacaacaatggtaataataatgttgataatgattatggtgatcACGACGAttatgatgctgctgctgccgatgttgttgatgatgacgacgaagaAGACGACGGCaacgataatgatggtgatgataatgataatgttgaaggtgatggtaatgatgatgataatgataatgttgaaggtgatggtaatgatgatgatgatgataatgttgaagGTGATG AGTCAGTCTCCGATGATCGGAAGACAAAGCCTGTAAGGGAAGGGGTCTTGCTCTGA